One genomic region from Candidatus Omnitrophota bacterium encodes:
- a CDS encoding tetratricopeptide repeat protein, which yields MNSFILKITGIVFLSVILFPLGTLEARRIKDIESVTYLQKTLFAIGYEKEAEEIVSLIKEVFPELEELKTLPVEEKIEQLVSMIKSVVGIYQEDMCDLINVLREKRANCVGYSELFYILGKEIGLEVEIILVSSEHVANLIELEEGFMLLDLAVEGMFYGKSEIFNWDNTYQCEASIWHLKEGNSSLLDSLRRNGYEVIQRLDERGILAVRYCHYGSARGKLGLYQEEIANYTRAIELNPDYYIAYYDRGVILEELGLHQEAVLDFNKAIELNPYFAEAYCGRGVSKKELGLYKEAISDFNKAIELSPRLASAYSNRGSAYFKLGLYDEAISDLNKAIELEPDNALAYCNRGSVFEELGFILAAVSDYTKAIEIQPDYVRAYVARGLVRFFDLHQKEEALADFREALRLDQKLYEQFPQEIQELLSSSLKEG from the coding sequence ATGAATAGTTTTATACTTAAGATAACAGGAATTGTTTTTTTAAGCGTAATTTTATTTCCTCTTGGGACTTTAGAGGCAAGACGGATAAAGGATATAGAATCGGTAACTTACTTACAGAAGACACTTTTCGCTATTGGCTATGAAAAGGAAGCAGAAGAAATCGTTAGTTTGATAAAAGAGGTTTTCCCCGAATTGGAAGAACTAAAGACCTTACCTGTTGAAGAGAAAATTGAACAATTGGTATCGATGATAAAGAGTGTGGTTGGAATTTACCAGGAAGACATGTGTGATTTAATCAATGTTTTGAGAGAAAAAAGAGCAAACTGTGTAGGCTATAGTGAACTCTTCTATATTCTGGGGAAAGAAATAGGGTTAGAGGTAGAAATAATTTTGGTTTCTTCGGAACATGTAGCCAATCTAATAGAGTTAGAAGAAGGATTTATGCTTTTAGATTTGGCTGTAGAAGGAATGTTTTATGGTAAAAGTGAGATTTTTAATTGGGATAATACCTACCAATGCGAAGCAAGTATTTGGCATTTGAAAGAAGGTAATTCTTCTTTATTGGATTCTTTACGCAGAAATGGCTATGAGGTTATTCAGCGCTTAGATGAGCGAGGAATATTAGCTGTAAGGTATTGTCATTATGGATCTGCTAGAGGCAAATTAGGTTTATATCAAGAAGAGATTGCAAATTATACCCGGGCAATTGAGCTAAATCCTGATTATTATATAGCGTATTACGACCGTGGAGTTATTTTAGAAGAATTAGGTTTGCATCAGGAGGCAGTTTTAGATTTTAACAAGGCTATTGAATTAAATCCTTATTTTGCTGAGGCCTACTGCGGTCGCGGAGTGTCAAAAAAAGAACTAGGTTTATACAAGGAAGCAATTAGCGATTTTAACAAAGCTATTGAACTTAGTCCCCGACTTGCTTCTGCTTATTCTAACCGCGGTAGTGCATACTTTAAATTGGGGTTATATGATGAAGCAATCAGCGACCTTAACAAAGCCATTGAACTTGAACCGGATAATGCGTTAGCTTATTGCAATCGGGGGAGCGTTTTTGAAGAATTAGGGTTTATTCTAGCGGCAGTCAGTGATTATACCAAAGCTATTGAGATTCAACCTGATTATGTAAGAGCTTATGTTGCTCGGGGCTTAGTTAGGTTTTTTGACCTTCATCAAAAAGAAGAGGCATTAGCGGATTTTAGAGAAGCGCTACGCTTAGACCAAAAATTATATGAGCAGTTTCCCCAAGAAATACAGGAATTGTTATCATCGTCGCTAAAAGAGGGTTAG